From Anaerohalosphaera lusitana, one genomic window encodes:
- the rsgA gene encoding ribosome small subunit-dependent GTPase A, which translates to MRGFDLIDLRELGWNEFFEKSFEPYRAKGLRAARVVREHRKGYLVCTGDSDVEAEMAGKIAYRAKSKAEYPTVGDWVAVRELRDEGRAFIEAVLERKSKFSRKSAGLSEDEQVVAVNIDTVFLVTDAWQDFNIRRLERYLVLGWDSGARPVVVINKSDLCEDTGKYVEQVREIAPEVDVRCVSAIEGDGIAGLKEYMGSGETVAMLGSSGVGKSTIINAILGMERQEVKDVRAEDGRGRHTTTHRELIVLPEGGAVIDNPGMRELHMRTDERGLGRAFDDIQEIAEECKFRDCMHENEPGCAVKAAVEEGRLDEERLANFFRLREELELWERRDSEKLSRGQVRKRIKHQARRARRRKR; encoded by the coding sequence ATGAGAGGTTTTGATTTGATCGATCTTCGTGAGTTAGGGTGGAACGAGTTTTTTGAGAAGAGCTTTGAGCCTTACCGGGCGAAGGGCCTGCGGGCGGCGCGGGTGGTGCGGGAGCATCGCAAGGGGTACCTGGTCTGTACGGGGGATTCGGACGTCGAGGCGGAGATGGCGGGGAAGATCGCGTATCGTGCGAAGAGCAAGGCAGAGTATCCGACGGTGGGTGACTGGGTGGCGGTGCGTGAGCTGAGGGACGAAGGGCGGGCGTTTATCGAGGCGGTGCTGGAGAGGAAGAGCAAGTTCTCGCGGAAGAGCGCGGGGCTGAGCGAGGATGAGCAGGTGGTGGCGGTGAATATCGACACGGTGTTTCTGGTAACGGATGCGTGGCAGGATTTTAACATTCGCAGGCTTGAGCGGTACCTGGTGCTGGGGTGGGACAGCGGGGCGCGGCCTGTGGTGGTGATAAACAAGTCGGACCTGTGCGAGGATACGGGCAAGTATGTCGAGCAGGTGCGGGAGATCGCGCCGGAGGTGGATGTGCGGTGCGTGAGCGCGATCGAGGGGGACGGGATCGCGGGGCTGAAGGAGTATATGGGGAGCGGGGAGACGGTGGCAATGCTGGGGTCTTCGGGTGTGGGCAAGAGTACGATCATCAATGCGATACTGGGGATGGAGCGGCAGGAGGTTAAGGACGTGCGGGCGGAGGATGGACGGGGAAGGCATACGACGACGCACAGGGAGCTGATCGTGTTGCCTGAGGGAGGTGCGGTGATAGACAATCCGGGGATGCGCGAGCTGCATATGCGGACGGATGAGCGGGGATTGGGGCGAGCGTTTGACGATATTCAGGAGATCGCGGAGGAGTGCAAGTTCCGGGACTGCATGCATGAGAACGAGCCGGGGTGTGCTGTGAAGGCGGCGGTGGAGGAGGGTCGGCTGGATGAGGAGCGGCTGGCGAACTTTTTCAGGTTGAGGGAGGAGCTGGAGCTGTGGGAGAGGCGGGATTCGGAGAAGCTGAGCAGGGGGCAGGTGCGGAAGAGGATCAAGCATCAGGCGAGGCGGGCGAGACGGCGGAAGCGGTAG
- a CDS encoding V-type ATP synthase subunit A, with protein MSEVQTGKVVKVAGPVVTAQGMVGARMYDVVRVGEENLVGEIVELHGDKANIQVYEDTTGVGPGEKVINTGAPLSVELGPGLISSIYDGIQRPLDQLREKQGDFILRGSDLPGLRRDTKWQFKPVVNDGDTVSEGDIVGEVQESTLMLHKIMVPPGVNGTVKGIKEGEYTVDEPVGKVQTENGDEHELKLMQQWPVRTPRKISKRLIPNEVLITGQRVVDSFFPISKGGTACVPGPFGTGKTVVQHQLAKWVNADVVVYVGCGERGNEMTDVLREFPELKDPHSGEPLMKRVVLLANTSDMPVAAREASVYTGITIAEYFRDMGYSVAIMADSTSRWAEAMREISTRLEEMPAEEGYPAYLGGRIASFYERAGRVQCLGGPDREGALSIIGAVSPPGGDLSDSVVQATLAVVKVFWSLKSKLAQQRHFPAVDWLTSYSFYKQYLPGSFDDEAMGEKMAKMTQYAMELLEQESELVEIVRLVGAESISAKDRMVLETSKSLREDFLHQNAFHKVDTHTSIEKQYYVLEAILHLHEQGLAAIEKGVETDDIFSLGVRDDIAKASFIPEEEIDKIKALDDKIDEQIGQLSPAGA; from the coding sequence ATGAGCGAAGTACAGACCGGTAAAGTCGTCAAAGTAGCTGGCCCTGTTGTTACGGCCCAAGGCATGGTCGGAGCACGGATGTACGACGTGGTCCGAGTTGGTGAGGAAAACCTCGTTGGAGAGATCGTCGAACTCCACGGCGACAAGGCCAACATTCAGGTATACGAAGACACTACAGGTGTCGGCCCCGGCGAAAAAGTCATAAACACCGGCGCCCCACTCAGCGTAGAGCTCGGCCCTGGTCTCATCTCAAGTATCTACGACGGTATCCAGCGTCCTCTCGACCAGCTCAGAGAAAAGCAGGGCGACTTCATCCTCCGCGGTTCGGATCTGCCCGGCCTGCGTCGCGACACCAAATGGCAGTTCAAGCCGGTCGTCAACGACGGCGACACCGTCAGCGAAGGCGACATCGTTGGTGAGGTCCAGGAATCCACCCTCATGCTCCATAAGATCATGGTTCCCCCAGGTGTCAACGGAACCGTAAAGGGCATCAAAGAGGGCGAATACACCGTCGATGAACCTGTCGGCAAAGTACAGACAGAAAACGGCGACGAACACGAACTCAAGCTCATGCAGCAATGGCCCGTCCGTACCCCCCGAAAAATCTCAAAACGCCTCATCCCCAACGAGGTCCTCATCACCGGCCAGCGGGTCGTCGACTCGTTCTTCCCGATCAGCAAGGGCGGAACAGCCTGCGTACCGGGACCCTTCGGCACAGGTAAAACAGTCGTACAGCACCAGCTCGCAAAATGGGTAAACGCAGACGTCGTCGTCTATGTAGGCTGCGGCGAACGCGGTAACGAAATGACCGACGTACTCCGCGAGTTCCCCGAGCTCAAGGACCCGCACTCAGGCGAACCGCTCATGAAACGTGTCGTCCTCCTCGCGAACACATCAGACATGCCCGTGGCCGCTCGTGAAGCGTCAGTTTACACAGGCATAACCATCGCCGAGTACTTCCGCGACATGGGCTACTCCGTCGCGATCATGGCCGACTCCACAAGCCGATGGGCAGAAGCTATGCGTGAAATTTCGACACGTCTCGAAGAAATGCCCGCCGAAGAAGGCTACCCAGCCTACCTCGGCGGCCGTATCGCATCCTTCTACGAACGTGCGGGCCGCGTACAGTGTCTCGGCGGCCCGGACCGCGAAGGCGCACTCTCGATCATCGGCGCTGTAAGCCCTCCCGGCGGCGACCTCTCCGACTCGGTCGTACAGGCCACACTCGCCGTCGTTAAGGTATTCTGGTCGCTAAAGTCAAAGCTCGCTCAGCAGCGTCACTTCCCTGCTGTCGACTGGCTCACCAGTTATTCCTTCTACAAACAGTACCTCCCCGGCAGCTTCGATGACGAAGCAATGGGCGAGAAAATGGCAAAGATGACACAGTACGCAATGGAGCTGCTCGAACAGGAATCCGAACTCGTCGAGATCGTGCGTCTCGTCGGTGCAGAGTCCATCTCCGCAAAGGACAGAATGGTCCTCGAGACCTCAAAGTCCCTGCGTGAGGACTTCCTCCACCAGAACGCCTTCCACAAAGTCGACACTCACACAAGCATCGAGAAGCAGTACTACGTCCTCGAAGCCATCCTGCATCTGCACGAACAGGGCCTCGCTGCCATCGAAAAGGGCGTCGAAACCGACGACATCTTCTCACTGGGCGTACGCGACGACATCGCAAAAGCCAGCTTCATCCCCGAAGAAGAAATCGACAAGATCAAGGCTCTCGACGACAAGATCGACGAACAGATCGGCCAGCTAAGCCCGGCCGGAGCCTAA
- a CDS encoding V-type ATP synthase subunit B has translation MLKEYQTVSEIAGPLMLVEGIEDAKYGEIVDIKIADGSTRHGQVLQVENDKVLVQVFEGTEGIDVSRTTVRFLGKPMELGLSSDILGRVFSGIGRPNDGGPEIIAKKKLNINGNPINPYARDYPNEFIQTGISTIDGLNPLVRGQKLPIFSGSGLPHDEITAQLCRQASVRGKGENFAVVFAAMGITFEAAQFFINDLTETGAIERAVMFINLANDPAIERIATPRMALTAAEYLAFEEDMHVLVVLNDMTNYCDALREISAARKEVPGRRGYPGYLYTDLATLYERAGRIKGRNGSITMVPVLTMPEDDKTHPVPDLTGYITEGQIILGRGLHRKGVTPPVDVLPSLSRLKDKGIGEGKTREDHADLYNQLYAAYARGKEAQELATILGEAALSDEDRKYMQFANQFEARYIGQDWYENRTVEQTLDLGWDLLSMFRDNELKRIDDELIEKYMPQFRKQKDQSSDQE, from the coding sequence ATGCTAAAAGAGTACCAAACAGTGAGCGAAATTGCTGGTCCACTGATGCTCGTCGAAGGCATCGAAGATGCCAAGTACGGCGAGATCGTCGACATCAAAATAGCCGACGGTTCCACCAGGCATGGACAGGTACTGCAGGTTGAAAATGACAAGGTCCTCGTTCAGGTCTTCGAAGGCACCGAAGGTATCGACGTCTCAAGAACTACCGTTCGCTTCCTCGGCAAGCCCATGGAACTCGGCCTCTCAAGCGACATCCTCGGCCGCGTCTTCAGCGGCATCGGTCGCCCAAACGACGGCGGACCCGAGATCATCGCAAAGAAAAAGCTCAACATCAACGGCAACCCCATCAACCCATACGCTCGTGACTATCCCAACGAGTTCATCCAGACCGGTATCTCCACCATCGACGGTCTCAACCCTCTCGTGCGTGGTCAGAAACTGCCCATCTTCTCCGGCTCCGGTCTGCCCCATGATGAGATCACCGCTCAGCTCTGCCGTCAGGCAAGCGTACGCGGCAAGGGCGAAAACTTCGCCGTGGTCTTCGCAGCAATGGGTATTACCTTCGAAGCCGCACAGTTCTTCATCAACGACCTCACCGAAACAGGCGCCATCGAACGTGCCGTCATGTTCATCAACCTCGCCAATGACCCCGCAATCGAACGTATCGCGACCCCGCGTATGGCCCTCACAGCCGCCGAGTACCTCGCATTCGAAGAGGACATGCACGTACTCGTCGTACTTAACGATATGACAAACTACTGCGACGCTCTCCGTGAGATCTCCGCAGCACGTAAGGAAGTACCCGGCCGCCGTGGTTACCCCGGCTACCTCTACACCGACCTCGCGACACTGTACGAACGAGCCGGACGTATCAAGGGCCGCAACGGTTCCATCACGATGGTGCCCGTACTGACAATGCCCGAAGACGACAAGACCCACCCCGTTCCTGACCTCACCGGTTACATCACCGAGGGCCAGATCATCCTCGGCCGTGGTCTCCACCGAAAGGGCGTAACACCGCCTGTCGACGTACTTCCGTCCCTCTCGCGTCTAAAGGACAAGGGTATCGGCGAAGGCAAGACACGCGAGGACCACGCGGACCTCTACAACCAGCTCTACGCCGCATACGCACGCGGCAAGGAAGCACAGGAACTCGCCACCATCCTCGGCGAAGCGGCACTGTCCGACGAGGACCGCAAGTACATGCAGTTCGCAAATCAGTTCGAGGCCCGCTACATCGGCCAGGACTGGTACGAAAACAGAACGGTCGAACAGACACTCGACCTCGGCTGGGATCTGCTCTCGATGTTCCGCGACAACGAACTCAAGCGTATCGATGACGAACTTATCGAAAAGTATATGCCCCAGTTCAGAAAACAAAAAGACCAGTCCAGCGACCAGGAATAG
- a CDS encoding V-type ATP synthase subunit D, with translation MLNVSATRMELLQLRRRVELAARGHRLLSQKRDEISRQLVKISSSIREIRNSVEKELLETTRRFMMARATMEPEDMRAAIDVPTKKFNLAISFASIMSVKVPELTKDISGDIMCYGFSSTSGELDVALRALERAFDNLIELAEREKQAQLLAQELQKTRRRVNVLEHVVIPEIKETIKYIYDKLGEAERDNASRLMKIADIIRG, from the coding sequence ATGCTTAACGTTAGTGCAACAAGAATGGAGCTGCTTCAGCTCAGAAGGCGCGTCGAACTCGCCGCACGCGGCCACCGCCTGCTGAGCCAGAAACGCGATGAAATTAGTCGCCAGCTCGTAAAAATATCGTCCTCGATCCGCGAAATTCGAAACAGCGTCGAAAAAGAGCTGCTCGAAACCACCCGACGTTTCATGATGGCACGCGCCACCATGGAACCCGAGGACATGCGGGCCGCCATCGATGTGCCCACAAAAAAGTTCAACCTCGCAATATCCTTCGCCAGCATCATGAGCGTCAAGGTCCCCGAACTTACCAAGGACATCTCAGGCGACATCATGTGCTACGGCTTCTCGTCCACCAGCGGCGAACTCGATGTCGCCCTCCGGGCACTCGAAAGGGCGTTTGACAACCTCATCGAACTGGCAGAACGCGAAAAACAGGCACAATTGCTTGCCCAGGAACTCCAGAAAACTCGCCGACGGGTAAACGTTCTCGAACACGTCGTAATCCCCGAGATCAAGGAAACCATCAAGTACATCTACGACAAACTCGGTGAAGCCGAACGAGATAACGCGAGTAGACTAATGAAGATAGCCGACATTATCCGCGGCTAA
- a CDS encoding tetratricopeptide repeat protein produces MARDKIARLTALFLYMAKKLKKRKANGGPAKSFMTVGPTLHYSHTNVHKRWALALTLFIIACAFWAVLFSGSPYPENIPALFNAETWSLGQHTTQPLSIFEYPWHIEVLALLLGIMIAVPLLISQLLSFRYSIPFILAVFFIAQMPLFAATLLISCIAVACRPLRFRSRFIALALCTAPQLIYLALLGGAEQLSPVEWGISYAPWFLAWLTALLITGAVILVGHYTRYRPGLTWTATAISLAAAFIIFQTTIGFAELDYRLYVAGNNPEEIRQFHDHKLTDNIDAALENPKTRALLSRGFYPTEPIQLRQELKKDIAVNLAYDRWPKWFDVTDNLNYQAKRQEILLQIDRFIRERPHCDRMPIALYYKAMLNECSPDIRTFQQTEILRFYNDYAHWENQPIWERLYEEFPQSPESLEARRRLASHLAAKGEFDRARQYCDTALALLKQAKPTIINNTSFLGVFSKPEKTAMTRFKLKDLKLHLKELQWLISPENLTEDPQSAQRLAEFVRLNPYKRDYPARLDELLAKITEEDPLHDNIMLAKTMIISDTQLRSKNLKELSVNYAGTDGGTRALYELGLLNIKIWKEQHEQTDFKVECLANARKYLRQFIETYPASIYRNEAEEKLDSLPTSSA; encoded by the coding sequence ATGGCACGCGATAAGATTGCGCGCCTCACTGCCCTTTTTCTATATATGGCTAAAAAACTCAAAAAACGCAAAGCCAACGGCGGACCCGCAAAGTCCTTCATGACCGTCGGCCCCACCCTGCATTACAGCCACACCAACGTCCACAAACGCTGGGCACTCGCGCTGACCCTTTTCATCATCGCGTGCGCATTCTGGGCCGTCCTATTCTCAGGCTCACCTTACCCCGAAAACATCCCCGCTCTTTTCAACGCCGAAACATGGTCCCTCGGCCAGCACACCACCCAGCCGCTCAGCATCTTCGAATACCCCTGGCACATCGAGGTCCTCGCGCTCCTTCTCGGCATCATGATCGCCGTACCCCTGCTAATTTCCCAGCTCCTCAGTTTCCGATACAGCATCCCGTTCATCCTCGCCGTCTTCTTCATCGCACAGATGCCCCTATTCGCCGCGACCCTGCTCATAAGCTGTATCGCCGTCGCATGCAGACCCCTGCGTTTCCGATCACGCTTCATCGCTCTCGCCCTCTGCACCGCACCCCAGCTAATTTACCTCGCACTCCTCGGCGGCGCCGAACAGCTCTCCCCCGTCGAATGGGGAATCTCATACGCACCCTGGTTTCTCGCCTGGCTCACAGCCTTGCTCATAACAGGCGCGGTCATCCTCGTCGGCCATTACACACGCTACCGTCCCGGCCTCACTTGGACCGCCACTGCGATCTCCCTCGCAGCAGCATTCATAATCTTCCAGACAACAATCGGTTTCGCCGAGCTCGACTACCGCCTATACGTCGCAGGCAACAACCCCGAAGAGATCCGCCAGTTCCACGACCACAAACTCACCGACAACATCGACGCCGCCCTCGAAAACCCCAAAACCCGAGCCCTCCTCTCACGCGGCTTCTACCCCACCGAACCCATCCAGCTCCGCCAGGAGCTAAAAAAAGATATCGCTGTAAACCTCGCCTATGACCGCTGGCCGAAATGGTTCGATGTTACCGACAATCTCAACTACCAGGCCAAACGCCAGGAAATACTCCTGCAGATCGACCGCTTCATCCGCGAACGCCCCCACTGCGACCGCATGCCCATCGCCCTCTACTACAAGGCCATGCTCAACGAATGCTCCCCCGACATCCGCACCTTCCAGCAAACCGAGATACTTCGCTTCTACAACGATTATGCCCACTGGGAAAACCAGCCCATCTGGGAACGTCTCTACGAAGAGTTCCCCCAAAGCCCCGAGTCCCTCGAAGCCCGCCGACGTCTCGCTTCACACCTCGCCGCCAAAGGCGAATTCGACCGCGCACGCCAGTACTGCGACACCGCTCTGGCGCTGCTCAAGCAGGCAAAGCCGACCATCATAAATAATACCAGCTTCCTTGGCGTGTTCTCTAAACCCGAAAAGACCGCCATGACACGCTTCAAGCTCAAGGATCTAAAGCTCCACCTAAAGGAACTGCAATGGCTCATAAGCCCTGAAAATCTCACCGAAGACCCCCAGTCTGCCCAACGGCTCGCTGAGTTCGTCCGCCTCAACCCATACAAGCGCGACTACCCGGCCCGCCTTGACGAACTCCTCGCAAAGATAACCGAGGAGGACCCCCTCCACGACAACATCATGCTCGCAAAAACCATGATCATATCCGACACCCAGCTCCGCAGCAAAAACCTCAAGGAGCTCAGCGTCAACTACGCAGGCACCGACGGCGGCACACGCGCCCTCTACGAACTCGGCCTGCTCAACATCAAGATATGGAAAGAACAGCACGAACAGACCGACTTCAAGGTCGAATGCCTTGCCAACGCCCGAAAGTACCTCCGCCAGTTCATCGAAACCTACCCCGCAAGCATCTACCGCAACGAAGCCGAAGAAAAACTCGACAGCCTCCCCACATCATCAGCCTGA
- a CDS encoding V-type ATP synthase subunit F, which produces MESKVAVLGGADFTMAFKALGIDTFPVEFNEDSVTKAANEVLKEKYGLVVVAENVVELAQPLLEKSAGHATPCVVVVPFLAEPSGVATAALSKQLKLATGIDILAG; this is translated from the coding sequence ATGGAATCAAAAGTAGCAGTATTAGGCGGTGCTGACTTTACGATGGCCTTCAAGGCTCTCGGAATTGACACCTTCCCCGTAGAGTTCAACGAAGACTCCGTCACAAAAGCGGCAAACGAAGTACTCAAGGAAAAGTACGGCCTGGTCGTCGTCGCCGAAAACGTCGTCGAACTCGCCCAGCCGCTCCTGGAAAAGTCCGCCGGCCACGCGACACCCTGCGTAGTCGTCGTGCCGTTCCTCGCAGAACCGTCCGGCGTCGCAACCGCCGCACTGTCCAAACAGCTTAAGCTCGCAACTGGTATCGACATCCTGGCGGGCTAG